The region gtgggatgacctgtgtccctgctccctctccatagaatgctgaaggcacgtgcaTGTGCATGTCATGTATTGCTTTTTCAGAGTCTTGTGGTGTTGGAATATTATCAGAGATTTTTGGATTGACCATATTTTGAGTTTcggtcataaaaaattcatttagattttTGACTCTTAGTCTGGTTAATGGCTTGCTAAATGCCAAATCAAATTGGTACTTCATTATCTCactatttctttgctgtcatctgtgtaagtcccatcatgTCTAAGCAGGgatccaatactggatgttgtttttgccTTAGATCTGGCATAAgaaaagacattttttttttcagtttcatgGATGGCTTTAAGTTCTTAGAGTTTCTTATCTCCTGTACAATTCCTCaagcttaagttcaatatttgctatttctctaaccaataccctcctctgtatttcagATATGCTGGCCCCTATCAACAGCTCTCTGATTCTTTGCCTTCACCTGTATAgggagtgccacagagttaattctagGCAAAGGTTTGGATCTGTGTTTAGGATATCTCCCagctgtacctctattatgttgtgatctgagtgtgtcTTTGATACTGTTACATTTCGTATTAGATAATTGttggtgaagatgaggtccagtgcattttccagtcttgttggctctattatttgctggtttaaggtgaatttgttgcagagacgTAATAGCTCATGTGTATGTGAATTTTCGTCCGAGCTGCCTCCTAGGGTTAACTCTGCTAAaacatttgctacattcctccactttaggtgtcttaagttgaaataATCCAGCAGCaaaatgtttggggcaggagttgggagattttccagtgatCAATTTTATGAATctattcctggaattgttgggaagtagcatctggaggcttgtatacaaccacaatgacaaggttttggttgttgatctttactgccaaatTTCAACTAAGTACATCATTTggggtgtttagtagttctgaggaaatgagcaactctgtgacatacaggccaacccctccccccccccccattgccTGTTTACTCTGTTGTATCTGAATAGATTATAACCTGAGATCCATAGTTTGTTGTCAAAGTGATTCTTTATGTGGGTCTACATGAAAGCTGCAagcattgcatttgactctgagCAGTCAATTGATGAAAGGTACATGTActttgttgatggctttagaccctgtatttgtatttgcaaagataaatgtcaCCATATTGATGGTATGTAGGGGGCTTGTttgctggcactaatatctgttgttctagaGTGGAGGCCAGTGACTGTGTCTCCACTCAAGGAGTGGAGTGGAGACACAGTCACTGGCCTCCACTCCACAGCCACTAAAAACCATCTCTGGGGTGGTTTTGGCTCTCCTGGTTTGTTTCCTATGGCCTGGGTGatctgtatcttcttgtcccctttagatggtgtgcctgacaaCACGTAGCATTGTCTTTCATTgactgatgagtgacacatttccgGGTGAAATAAATTGCAAGACGAGTTGcattctcctgttgtcatgtgagtGCGGCATTTTTGGGATGATCAAAATTGCACGTCCCAActatttttccagatattccatgcctgcagatacccaaggcatagaatgGATTTCAGTTTGCCAGAATTTTCTGTGGCTGCATTCCCTACTGGTGTATTTTTTTTTGGCTCCCCATTATCTACAGCCCCTGTACTAACATCAGTGTCTCCACCATTTTTTTCTGGTAATATATCAACGCAATTCCCTGAAGCATCATCCCCTTTTATTCCATCTCCAGCAGCATTGCTACTTTGTAACACTGGAATTTGTTTAACTTTGTTTTTACTAGTTACGTCACCAGGGGCACTATCTCCATCTGGTgcattgtcctccaggacagcactggCACCATCTCATGTCTGTATTCTTGCAGGTACTGTCTACCaagacaacaacagcaccagtaccagGGGTTGACAGCCCCATCTGACCCACTCCTTTTATTTTCTCAGCTGTTATACAAAGACTGTCATGTTTTCTAAGAAGGATATTTATCTCACTAGAGAGCATATTTCATTTTGACCTCTCTGAAGCTCTGATGTGCTTACTCTGTAAgggttcttaatccaaggaattggatctattCTCCCTGTTATTGAATTTAATTGCCAAACCGTTACCTGGTTGCTGTATGACCCcaatagtttagtgcttccctatgaCTAATAATGCCATTTCCTTTTATGACTTAACTGAAACTAATTTAGCATACCTGCTCTAATTTCTTTCACCCTTTGTCAACCCTTTTCATTGAGGTTGACAAAAGAGGCTTTTAATACAAGGGTGACACAAGGGTTTCAATCCAAAGTTTAAAAAATACTTAATATAGCAGACCTCTGCATCAGTGATTTTATTGTAAATAGTAAGCCTGGTGGACTCTGCAGACTGGCAGTTGTATAGTGTGAGGAAGTATACTGGTGTCTGATCTTTTCTCAATGttgatttattattataatcaaaaagaagtgctaaacctactagggttaTACAGTTCCTCACTGTTGAGACGGTTCTCTATTTGAAGATTGAGTACATATGGCTAACCCATGTGCAGATAACTGTATAGTAGTTAATTACACTATACAATACTTATCTTAAAATGTGGCACTGGCCGCAATTCCCTTACACAACTGTTTTGTGAAAAAGTCAGAAAAGCTGTAAAATCACCGATTATGAACACTGACTCAATTGAAAGCCAAAAGAAACATGGAATACCGAAAAGAGGTGCTGAGTACATGGGGCTTTcctatatgttaggtaaaagggcacaagtgaaactaatgtaacattttattgtggagttttgtttgataaagttcctggagagaaaaacgttgccacaaaaaaaaAAGTCGCATTAgtttccttttacctaacatactgtcgataattctaccaacgttaTTTCACATCATAGGTAACCTGCGAGTGATAACCCACCTTCATGGTgtgggtgaagtggtgtaggGGGTCCTTGTTGATGAGTGGCACCAGACACACCATCAACGACACCGACCCGTCCCGACCCACCAGGTTGGGGTTGCCACCGTAGTTCAGCAGCATGTCCAGCAGCTCGTAGCGGAACTCCCAGTCACGCACATGGCGCAAGACGCATGCCAGGGCAGAGTTACCCTGCTGGTTTATACTCGGCGATGCTCCATTTTGCAGCAAATAGCGAACTATGTGAAGCATGTCCCACTTGTTCCAAGGTGGAGGATCAAGGTCATAACCATAGCGTGCTTCCTCCAATGCATATCTACAAGAGCAGATTATTACAACAAAATCATAATGAAATGCTAGACCCGCAGAAGTCAGtccctgaggaatgggaggtaatcaggcggTCTGAGAAAGGGAATATAGCTCCAGTTCctataatcaagagcccttcaccagcatcaaggcaccccttgaagggtgccttgatgctggcaatTATTTTTCAAAAGTATGGTAACTAGTATCAGTTTTAAAGGTGCAGGAACCTTAAGTGGAACACTGAGGAGCTCTATGGTGTGCAGTTGCAATATCAATCTCAACTATGAGGGAATTCTTCCCTGCTATTACTGGGTTGTTAAAGTTGCTTAAAATCACtccaggggtgttaatgttatacagtggaccctcgaatttagtcctgccttttctgtatgcaaaactattattatctataaaatgtatgttttgttaatatttcccataggaaataatgtaaatccaattaaaccattccagacacacaaaaatattaacaaaaaatacattttatagataaaaatagttttgcatacagaaaaggca is a window of Cherax quadricarinatus isolate ZL_2023a unplaced genomic scaffold, ASM3850222v1 Contig6566, whole genome shotgun sequence DNA encoding:
- the LOC138852284 gene encoding ankyrin repeat domain-containing protein 27-like, yielding SDEINQCYDEYYPIHQAALHDLKFLDLLIQCGAETTVRTYTQQMTVLHVIFLLGKKSAEDTLETVKLLLQHGLKEHINTADSLGNTPLHALIVRYALEEARYGYDLDPPPWNKWDMLHIVRYLLQNGASPSINQQGNSALACVLRHVRDWEFRYELLDMLLNYGGNPNLVGRDGSVSLMVCLVPLINKDPLHHFTHTMKVGYHSQVTYDVK